The following nucleotide sequence is from Methanofollis sp..
TTCACCTGCTGTATTTTCGATGGATGCAGGAGCGCATACCCTTTATACGATATCTCATAATAAACCCACTTGTGATCGTTTTCTTTGCGCCTTACGAGGTTTGATGCAAGCATTTTTGCAAGGTGGGTGTAGGCAGAGGACTTCGGGATATTGAGGATTTTTGAAATCTCGGAGACTGTCATAGGGCGTGCTTCGAGATTTTTCAGGATAGATATGCGAGTCTCGGACGATAGTGCTTCAAATGTGGTGATGTCCAGGAGAATCTCATCTGACAATAGTATGCCTCGATCTGTTCGATTAAACCTGCTCTGCATATACATTTTGCGAAATAATCCCTAATGTCTGAGAAAATATCTGTCATGGGTGTCTGCCCGAGAAGATATCGAGAACGAGACCTGCGATACCGCCGATGAACGCACCTATGACGGGGTAGAGAATGTTGTTAATGATGAACGGGATATGCATTCCCGGCATGAACAGGTCTACAGATGCA
It contains:
- a CDS encoding winged helix-turn-helix domain-containing protein; this translates as MYMQSRFNRTDRGILLSDEILLDITTFEALSSETRISILKNLEARPMTVSEISKILNIPKSSAYTHLAKMLASNLVRRKENDHKWVYYEISYKGYALLHPSKIQQVKIILTTALGMAACGFVALSADILSNLPSPEAGVALGSLAASSLFTTGLMLLATGSLLFVLAVFLLMSRSDFIPIGD